One Natrinema halophilum genomic window carries:
- a CDS encoding PHP domain-containing protein, translating to MTSRVDCHVKVLDDRVVERAVRKDLDVIVYAPHFTRLPEIRERAAAYSSDDLLVIPAREVFTGSWQNRKHVLAIGLEEPVPDFIPLEAAMAEFDRQDAAVLAPHPTFANVSVGEHDLRTHAETIDAIEIFNPKHLPLHNGRAHNLADMLSMPPYTSSYAHLPRSVGISHTAFETPIESESDLVAALADGIGRRVVYDNGLERWLTTAAEVGHLVYENTWKKVDRLFLSGTEPTHPQHIAYEGRFDDVAVY from the coding sequence GTGACGTCCCGGGTCGACTGTCACGTGAAAGTGCTCGATGACCGCGTGGTCGAGCGAGCCGTTCGCAAGGACCTCGACGTGATTGTCTACGCACCTCACTTCACCCGACTCCCGGAGATCCGTGAGCGCGCAGCGGCGTACTCTAGCGACGATCTGCTCGTGATTCCTGCCCGCGAAGTGTTTACCGGATCGTGGCAAAATCGAAAACACGTCCTCGCGATCGGCCTCGAGGAACCCGTGCCGGATTTCATCCCGCTCGAGGCGGCGATGGCCGAGTTCGACCGACAGGACGCCGCGGTGCTCGCTCCGCATCCGACGTTCGCGAACGTAAGCGTTGGAGAGCACGATTTACGTACGCACGCGGAGACGATCGACGCTATCGAAATTTTCAACCCAAAACATCTGCCGTTACACAACGGCCGTGCACACAATCTCGCGGATATGCTTTCGATGCCACCGTACACCTCCTCGTACGCCCACCTGCCACGATCGGTAGGCATTTCTCACACCGCGTTCGAAACGCCTATCGAGAGCGAATCCGACCTCGTGGCCGCGCTCGCGGACGGCATCGGTCGCCGGGTCGTCTACGATAACGGCCTCGAGCGCTGGCTGACCACGGCGGCCGAGGTCGGGCACCTCGTGTATGAGAACACGTGGAAAAAAGTCGATCGGTTATTTCTCTCTGGAACGGAGCCAACCCACCCACAGCACATCGCCTACGAGGGGCGGTTTGACGACGTCGCCGTGTATTGA
- a CDS encoding Mut7-C RNAse domain-containing protein: MKLLVDVMCGGVVSYLRMCNHDTVFAGDRGLEADDDALAVAHDTNRTIVTRDRSLANRADESVLLESRDVEDQLTELATVGLDLTLAEEPEFCGRCNGPLERVGPAASTPEYAPNPTEFDVQVCRDCGQYFWRGSHWERVAERLSAVRDAVDERETNT, from the coding sequence ATGAAACTCCTTGTCGACGTCATGTGCGGCGGAGTCGTCTCGTATCTGCGAATGTGCAACCACGACACCGTTTTCGCGGGCGATCGTGGACTCGAGGCCGACGACGACGCGCTCGCCGTTGCTCACGACACCAACAGGACGATCGTTACGCGCGATAGGTCACTCGCGAACAGGGCCGACGAATCGGTCCTGCTCGAGTCCCGGGACGTCGAGGATCAACTAACGGAACTTGCTACGGTGGGACTCGATCTCACGTTGGCGGAGGAGCCGGAATTCTGCGGGCGGTGTAACGGCCCGCTCGAACGCGTCGGCCCAGCGGCGTCGACACCGGAATACGCACCCAATCCGACCGAGTTCGATGTCCAGGTCTGTCGTGACTGTGGGCAGTACTTCTGGCGCGGCAGTCACTGGGAGCGCGTCGCAGAGAGACTCTCGGCGGTCCGTGACGCGGTCGATGAACGGGAAACGAACACGTAA